ACATACAGCTACGTTCTTGACACAGACACACTGATACATGCTTGAGTGTAGATATGATGcagttttgtctttgtctttGGTTTTCACATCATTTGCTTATGCAGAATGTGTGTGGCTCTGCATGAAAGTTGTActgaaactgtgtgtgtgtgtgtgagtgcacTGCACGTGTGATGCATGTATGTTACTAACTGGCCCTTTTGCCTGTCTGCCCTCGTCAACTGGTCTCCAGGGGAGACGTTTGACAGGCAGGCCAGCATCCGCCGCTCCCTAATAAACACTGACACTCTGGTCCGCCGGCCCAAGAAGGTTAAGCGAAGAAAGACTATTTCAGGGGTGCCTGACAGCGTCCAACTGGAACTAGGTATGGTATGGCTTTGCCAGCTCTCTCTGCTGCTGCTCCTGCCTCTGCCTCACCTTTTAGTTTCCATGAGTTTCATGTAGTACTGTAGCTGTCATGACCATCTAATGTAGTTTGACATGATCGTGCCTCATTCCCATGTCAATGCATTTTCTGTGCATTCATTTTAGAAACTTGGAATTATCCTAATCTGCGCTCTTTCTTTatccaaaataaattatattgagTCTCAAATCATGTATCGATTTGGTAATCTTAGCAAAATCTCTCATGCCCTAAATTTTGATTTACTTCTCTTTTCACTGAGCCTTTGCATGCATATTCTTGACGCTCTCTCTGTTATATAATCTCAGCATCCAACAGCTGCATCCAGCGGCATTCCATTTCCCACCACTCCCCTGGGTCACGGTCCCTGATTCTGTTTAGTTTGCTTCCTGTTAGTGTATGTGAGTGCTGATTTTGGagccattgttggaaatggCATGCTACATTCTGCTTTGCAGCCAACTGAAGCCACTGCATAATCCCCTATTCAGATTCCTCTGGCAAAACACTTCATATTTCATCAGGGAAGTAATGGAGGGGGAAGGGGAGGTAAAAGAGATGTAGTTGAAGAAAGAAAATTGCAGATAGTCATCAGCGTTGGGTGTGAATTATGAGCAAGTTTCATATATATCCATTTTCAATAACACTAGCACAGCGTTAAAATGCCATTTCTGTTTGTGCACATGCCAGATTATGGGGATTGTGGAAAGGGCATTCTGCATCACTATTTGTATTTTCTATTTGTAGATAAGCTTTTAATCAACCCTCTTTTATCAGAACAGATGGGTGTGGGGGAGAAATAGAGTGTCAAGCTCTTTAAAGATGTTTTGCTGATAACGATGCACTATAAATCTGCATTAAGCCCCATTCTGTTGTTTATATATGCAGAGGTAAGGGCTAACTTCAGGCACCAGTGTCATATATCTAAAACTAAAGTTGATCTGATGCTTTTAAGACAAGTCTGTGTCTGGTGGCTATGGTAATTTATTTCCTAACATTGACCATGACGTTAAGAAGATGCAAAGATTACACTCTGCGGTGTGCTTATGATGGTAACAGGAGGTGTAATGCATTAACAGCCTGTGGTTTGCAACTAAACTCTAAAAATGTGTTTGCACGCATATATGAATAAGCCCATAAATATGTGTGGTTTGTGTGGAAGCATGTTGCCAGGTCCTCCTTTTGAAGATCCTTGATTTAGTGCACACACTCTCATTGACACCCAGGAATGAACAACATATTTGCTATAAGCCATTAAGTTATCAGTCTTAATCAAAGTTTCCAGAAGTCATTAACATGCCACATGTGGCTGCagctaattaaattaattatctCTCAGCAGAGAGGGTTAATCTGATTGGCAGCTGATGTCACAAAGAGACGGATGggagagaaacagaaacaagCAGCTGTAGAATTTGTCATAATTgtctcttttctgtttttctctgcAGCTGTTAAAGGGCGTGGAGGAGAGCTTCGGCCACAGTCCATGTTTATACCTGGACAGTATTCAACACTTGGGCGAGTCATAAATGGGAATTCAACTCTTCGTCGATCTATAACAAAAGATTCTGGCTGCCAGACTGAGGATGTGAAAATCGTCCCACCCTCTGTGAGGAGAATACGGGCTCAGAAGGGACAAGGAATTGCCGCTCAGATGGCCGGCATCTCCACCTCTGCCATGAACATCTCTTCTGTTTCTGATGGGACCTCCCCTGGAAATTCAATTGTTGTAATGGCACCACAGTTTGGGAATGACATCCAGCGTTTTCACAGCTTGCCGCGAGGCGCACGGGTCTCTCTTAACGCAGAGCCCCTTTACAGTAGCACCCCTTTCAGACAAGAAGACTCCACTGCAAAACCAACTCAGCAGATTGGAAAATTACAAGTAGATGATACTGTGGTGCACATGAGGAATGCCCCAAGGGTATGCACCCAAGCACGCCCAAAATCTCAGGAGGTTAGAGGTACTCAAAGAGAGTGGGGATCTGTTTCGGGACCAGCCTGTGTAGTTTCTCCACATGCAGCCTACTCAACCTCCCTCATACCTAATGCTACTCTATCATGTTCTGCTGAGGTTATCGCACTTCACACCACATCAAGCCCTGGCCAGAGTCCACTTGCTGGGTCACCGTATGCAAAAGCTAGACCTCTTAGCATGGTCTCAACTGAGAGCACCAGCAGTGTAGGCACAAGATCACACACACCAGAAGCTGGAGCGAAGGATACCTGCAGTGAGACCGGCCAGTCCGATAGCAGTTTGCACAGCCACAGCACTCTTGCCGCAGGAACACTGTCTTCGGAAGAGCAATGGATTTACGACACTCCTGAGAATGTCTTGCCCAGAAGGACACTATCTTCCAGCTGCTCAACACCCATAAATCATCTCTACAGTAGCCTTGAACGCTCCTCAAAAGGCACAGACTCTAGTTCGCTCTACTCTATGGACAACGACGGCTACTACACTTCCATGCATCTGGATTCAGGCCTTCGGTCAAGGAGCCAGGGTAGCGGCCACGGTCATGGCATTGGAGGAAGAGCGGCAAGACACAGTATGTACGAGTGCCTGGGTCAACAAGAAGACCGAAATAGCTTGTACAGTGACAGGTCACTGTCCCGTTCCATTTCTCTACGCAAGCCTAAGAAACCACCTCTTCCACCAGCACGCACAGACTCTCTGCGACGAAAGCCTAAGAAAAACAGCTCTCCCAGTGCCAATATTAACCAGTCTGCTATCAGCAATGGTTCTCTACTCAATGAGTCGTTGATTGCCACGCTGCAACAGTCACTTCAGAATGGGCTGAAAGGCAAAGGCTCTTCCACCTCACCGTCTCACAGTCCTTGTAGTGACTACGAGGACCCCTGGATGATTCGTTCCAGGAGTCAGAGCAGCATCAGTGCAGGCAGTAGTGGTGTATCAGCTACAGGGATGGCTCACGTGTACTCCATTTGTCCCGTCACACCTTCTCATAGTGACACTAGTAGCCTCCGTTCTGATTATGCAGACTCTTGGGGCTACTACATGGAGTACCCTCGTCCATCTGGAGATCAGACACAGTCAGCATGCACCAATGCTGGACAAGTAGTTGAGATGGCAAATGGGAAAAGCCTCCACAGTGGTAACCAGGCTAATCTTCCTCCTGCTCAGGAAGGAAGTGATGTGTCTGTGAAGCCCAGAATAGGCACCTCGTCACCGGATAGGGTACATCGGTTGACTTCTCCATCAAGTGGATACTCAAGTCAGTCCAACACTCCAACAGCTGGCACTCCCGTTCCTTCCTTCATGAGATGCATGTCCCCATCAGGCAAACCCAAACCTAGAGTGCCTGAAAGAAAATCATCCCTGCTTTCATCTGTATCCATATCCTCCTCTTCCACTTCTCTTTCCTCCAACACCTCTGATTCCAACAGAAACAATATTCCTCATCCACCTCCTCTTCCAGCTGGCCCTGTACCTTTTAATTCTCAATGCTTTCCTCCTCCCCTTCCACCCTCCGGCCCTGTTTGCACTATAGACCAGAAATTTCCTCCTCCACCACCTCCTTTACCCACAACCCCTAATCAACAAGCATCTATGAGCCCTTCTTACATCAATTCCTCCCCTGAATTTCCACCACCTCCACCTCCAGAAATCTTGACTGACCTCAACAGATCTTTCAGCcctccaccaccaccaccactgCCTGCTTACTCTCCACCCCAAAATCAACACCTACCCAGCTTGACACCACCTACACCTTCTTCTGCCTGCTTGAAGGAAATTAAAGGCAGCCTAAAACCAGTGAACCTAGAAAGAAAACCAGTGTCGCCTCACTCTGAGGAGCCTAGTAAGATGCCTCTCATCACTCCTTTTGCCCTGCAGAGTGTGCAGCTTCGGCCAGCTAAAAGGCCAGAAAACAATGGGGTCAGTCAGTTAGCCAAACCCCAATCACCAGAGAAGCCTCAAAAACCAGATCATCCCACAGTTCCTCAGGGCATCCCTTGCACACCTCCAAATTTAAGGCCATCTCCGGAGAAAAAACTCTCCATCCAGCATAGCCAGGATAGCCATGTTGAAACAAAACCTGACTGTGTAATATCACATTCTGAACAGACATCTTGCCTTACAAATGGTTCCATAGATCTTGGTGAGGTTAAGGATACATCTGAAGTAGATGGTCTTGAGACAACCCCAAACACTACACCCAAGAAGAAGCCTCCTCTGATTTCCAAAAAACCCAAGTTTTCTCTCATCTTTACCTCAGTGGATCATGTCAGTGATTTACTGAATGCTCAAAATGACGATAGCATCTCTATAACTACATCTGAAGATCTAGACTCCACACCTGTGCCAGAACAGGAAGAAAAAACTGAGAAGGAAAGCATTGACATTTCCACACCTCCTGAGGAGATAAAAGACATTTCTCCCACAGATGGTGAAGCTCAGGAGTTTTCCCAGACTCCTGATGCAGACAAGAGCGCCTCTGAAGCAGAGGATGAAGAAAGAGATGATGAAGACGTAACCAGCAGCACAGGATCTTTCGGCTCTAAAGATGATGAAAGCGGTGAGTTAGATTTTCCTAATTTTACTCTGTGGGGTTGGAGATCATTTATTAAACTGGATGAcacaaaatcatacaattttaaatactcTGGCCTTTTTAAAGAGTCAGGGAGACTATTGTATGACATTGTGATCTCAAGCTCTAAATTACGTAAAGAGAGATGATAGGAACAAGGGGATGCACATTAGATTGGTTCACTTCCACAATaacaatttcctgataatttactcacccctatgtcatccaagatgttcacgtctttctttcttcagtcgaaaagactgtttttgaggaaaacatttctggatttttctccatagtggacttcattggtggccaatgggttgaagctccaaattgcagtttcagtgcaaaTACACAAGAAATAatgatcttatctagcgaaacaattagtcattttctaaaaaaaaatgtaatttatataccttttaaccgCAAACGCCCTTCTTTCACAGTCTCGACCTCACGTATTACGTAATCAAACATAAGTGATATCggcaaaagtaccgacccagtgtttacaaagcgaatgtgcaaagaaaatcaaatgccctttacaaaaaacaacacagtcagacgattttgaagtttgaggagaaaatgagatggagtttttcaccctcagacaaagaactaagcactttgaagctgcgttgaaactgcaatttccactatatgaagaaaaatcctggaatgttttcctcataaaccgtaatttctttttgattgaagaaggaaagacatgaacatcttggatgacatggggtgagtaaacctccaggaaatttttatcctggaagtgaactactttaAAGCAGCAGGTAGCCGAGTAAATCAGGGCTTAGAATGGGACATTCCCATTGTTttacatctctctctctttcctcaaCTCTTTCACTATATTCCTTCAGTCACCCCTCCTCTCTCACCATCTGTCCTTTTGACTTCTATTCTTATATATCCttctattgttcattctttcatttataGATTCTCTCACTAGTTGTTTTACATGCATGACATGacaaatgtaaattaatcataatattaataattaatgaatattAAGAGTACTGACAGCAGCTATACGCAGACATCTCTTGAATATGGTAATCAAAGCAGTGGCTTTTTAATAAGGGTATGCAGCTTACTTATCCCGACTAGGTTTGTAGGTATTTCtctcttacatttttttaaattattacagcTATAGAAAATATGTGCATGTCTCTTAACATCAACGGCCTCACAGTGTCCACACTCTCTTCCACTCAGTCAGAGTGAGGATAGAATGGGACAGCATTCCCAAGGGAGAGCCGTTTAAACGGGACGGGGCGGGGGGTGGAGCTGACAGCGGGTATAGGAGGAGAAAAGTGAGGGAGGGGTAGGGAAGAGAGAGCGCGTAACGTGAGATCACCCTCAGCAGCTCAGGCAAGTGCAGATGTGAGATGAGAAGAGAGCAGAGCAACTGAACTCTGGAAAGGTGGATTCGACCATAACAATGTAAGAGAATATTAAACATACAGCTTTTTACCATACTCATACATGTTATAATTTAAGCGCATGACGAATATGTGTGTGTCCTTGGATTTATTGACAGCTGTGTGATGTGTCTTGGTACTTGGAAATGTAGGactgttttaaaatcttaatgttTTGCATAATCTGTGTTCAAGCTCTATAGTGTTTTAAATCTGCGTAGACATTCTCTAAATGACAAGTTTGTTCAAACATGCCTATGCATTTTGACATAACAGTATCGAGTTCTAGAATGCAAGGCATGTATTTATGAGCGAGACAGTATGCTTGACAGCTGAGGTTTGTATTTATCATAgcacattacattacatatatgCATTTGGTAGGTgcatttatgaattttaaacGCCTTTGCATTGAAGGAATCAAACCATGACCTTGGTTTTGGAAGCACAATACTTTATGATAAAAactttgtgtttttataacaacactatctctgtctctctccatctctctatatgtattttaattagggctgtcactaacagttttttttttggcaacggagtaatctgtcgattattctgacgattaaccgagtaatcggataattgtaattaattttctgtagtaataaaaatagacctaagtaaGCAATATccaatatatgtaattttttgaatatttgGACATCAAAACGTAAACTCAAAGCGAGTTTTtgttacacttttattttgaaatcgtgaAATCACACTCTCAttatgaacagttagcatattgataAAGATATGGATGTATTCTCTTACAAATCTGATGTGCCACTTACAGTATTTTAGCAGTTACTTGACACatgcaaaatgcaatcaaggatttgctgaaatcaagtACTTGAAATTGAAGAATCATGACAgtcttaattttaatatatattatcattatatgaGTTTAATATATGACTTTTCTACCAGGTGAATTGTTTGACTCCAGCACGTTGGACGTCGCTCAGTCTCCCAGCATTAACAGCGACAGTTGTAGGGACATGGTGACCCCCACTCGGCCCCGCACAACAGAGGACCTCTTTGCTGCCATTCACAGGTAAATTCCCACAATACTTTGCCGTGATCCATTTTCCAGTCTGGTCTACTTCCTTTCCACTCCATCCCTCCCTCGTCCTGTAAACCGCATTCATAATTTTAAAGTGGGCTGTCCTATCCAATCTCAGATACATTCATCAAAGATGAAGCGTGGAAGGAAAGCAGCCTGTATGGAGTAGGGCTTCTGTGGTCTCAGGCTGTCAGATTAAAAAATGCCCGACTAAAGTATTACCCCACTGGATGCTTATGTATAGTTTGGATGTGTTGAAGAAACATGCACTCTTCTCTAATTCGGTCATAGAACACTCAGCCTTACTGCAGTCCTTCACATGATCTCTGATGCATACCGAATGGCgcattatttaaaattcattatGTTGTGTTGTAGTTCACAAGTTATGCAGGCTTGCCATAGTCACGTGTACCGGGCAGGTTTTTGAAGTTCTTCAGCCTTCACACAATTTCATTCGAGAGGATTTGGTTTCCTCCGCTACAGCGTGTGTGTGTACGAGCGTGTGCGGCTTTGCTCTTCCTTCTGCTTTGGACCGCTGCAATCCCACACAGATATTAGAGCAAAAGATATCCTTGAAATGGAAAACCAGTTTAGATGTAGTGTGACAGAGCACCAGATGCTACGTGCTCCGTAAATCCTGCGGTTTGCCCGATGCCACTCTCAAAGCACTGAGCTTTAGATGAATCAAATAATAAAGCTGGAGTGGAAGATAGATTACAACCACAGTGTATACAGCATTTATCTCAAGATTTGACCTGTTGTTTTCAAGgacttctgtaaaaaaaaatctgtatttattcaatatttttcttattttatatatatatgtcagagattgcgctagactttaacgttgtccatcattttgacggacagggttgtaaaaattccatcataatctattattacccgtcattttaattttcatatttaaaattagaataacacatttaattgcttttattttggttcacattttcatttttaatcatgaacctacaggacgctgcagtgtttaaaaacaacaaaatagcctacgctagggctgggtaaacagcaacaacaaaaatcaatttctcgattttaataaattctcattttaatgaaccaatattgattcttaaatcacaatcgatcttttggtctatgctgttttcagttaatgaatgaacagtacagtgcgtcttccttccaataaatagcaataataggctgggctttgtgttacttttgatatgaaactaagtctatatatatattatatatatataaatgcatgcattttattttagatatttatctTGTTTAAAGGAATTGTTTaggatatttagattttatatatatatatatatatatatatatatatatatatatatatatttttttttttttttaggtattgtttttagatgatgtatatcTGACTCTTTCAACTCTTGCTTCCACATCCCTTGTAATTTTGCCACGATCTGTCATATCTGTTGTTCTCTTCATCCTTGGTCTTCCCTGATCTCTTCCATCCTCCTTTTCCTTCTCTTTCGTTCAGCCTGGACCAGTTGAACATGAACACCCCCCAACATATGAGGTGCGGTCTGGCAAGTAATTAGCCGTTGGCTATTCGTCTCGTGATGATGCTAGGATGGGATTAGCTCTATAATCTCCCAGCACATCTCAGACTTGGGATGAATTTCTGCTCCATCCCGCAGATAATCCTGCGCTCCCTAATCTGCAGCAGTTATGCCATGCTAATGAATTTGATTTGATCCTGGGCACACATGCTCTAGCATTCATTGACCCAAGGTCCCCCCTACTGGTTGGGTGAATGAACAGCTCTCCGGGTTAAAATGATGCTGGGCATTTTGCCCAGTTTGCTTTGTTGATTAAGCTTCCATTATGTCTGCACTTCCATAAAGTTGCAACGCTTGCAGTATTCCTCTTTGGTTTAGCTTTTAAAGCACTGAATTTGTATTAAACAAACCCCCGCTATTTATATCCCGCATTGTTAAGTTATTCCTGCTTTTCCAATTTTGCTGTGAAGTTTTGGTTTGCTGGGGGCTAGCCGAGTTTAATGAGAAAGTGGAACAGAAATCAATGAAGGGGATAGGCTCATCAAGACTGAAAAAATTAATCACAAAAATGGATTCAAATCTTATTCAAGTCATTCAGCTTCAGGAGTAGTTTGATGAGTTGTTAACTGAAGTGAAGCAGTTTCGTTAAACATTTGTGCTGACAGTAAAGGGGCAGCTTTGTCAatggattttttctttttttgtttttgtactaaATGAACTGATGTTCTCCTGTCTGCTGCTAACTAATATAAGCTTTAGCTAATATGTGAcaccggaccacaaaaccagtcttaagtagcacgggtatatttgtagcagtagccaacaataatacattgtatgggccaaaattattgatttttcttttatgccaaaaatcattaggatattatgtaaagatcatgttccatgaagatattttgtaaaattcctatcgtaaataaatcacttaatttttgacgagtaatatgcattgctaagaacatcatttggactactttaaaggtgattttctcagtatttttgattacagatattcaaatagttgttatctcggccagatattgtcctatcctaacaaaccatacatcaatggcaaactgttttatttaactcaattactttactatatttcttCCTTAAAATGAATCCAAAATAGATTGGATATTGAACAATTAgaaatatgttcaataaatgaacatttattattaagctggataaataataattaaataataaacattttttaaattgcttgttaataaatgttcaccttttgaatATACTGAttcctctagtaattatgtgtctgatttttaatttagaacctattttgagttcattttaagccagccatatagtaatttttaaacaatagttgagttaaataaaattatatcgtccatatttaacccagcattttttagagtgcataaatctcaatttcataaaattgacccttataactggttttgtgatccagagtcacatatttaaaaaatatatatttttaactttggTTTAGGGATGCaaagcattaaaatgaatagTATTGCAACAGATTTGCTAAAAATTACatgtaactgtttttaaatcattagtatttttcagaatttacattaaagggatagttcacctaaaaacgaaaattctgtcattaattactcgccctcatgtcgtttcaaaactgtaaaaccttcgttcatcttcagaacacaaattaagatatttctggtgaaatctgagagcttcttgaccctgcatagatacagcaacacaactaccatgttcattAGCTGCTTACAATTACGgttgatccactgatgtcacgtggactattttaatgatgtctttactacctttctgggtcttgaatgtggtatttgcgttgctgtctatatctacggtcagaaagctctcagatttcatcaaaaatatcttcatttctgttccgaaaatgaacgaaggcctcacgggtttgaaatgacatgagggcgagtaattaataacagaattatcatttttgggtgaactatccctttaagtaacattaaatgtaaaataaaattaaatattttacaatattgtgCATTCctccttttgtttttaatgctttatttctgttttgtctGAACAACTTATCTAACATTGCTTCATCTTTGTCTCCAGGTCAAAGCGGAAGGTCCTTGGGCGTAAGGAATCCGAAGAGGACCGTTCACGAGCTCCTTCATCCCCACCGGTCACCCCTACAGGAACGCCCCCCGCCTTGACTTCCCCCCTGCCACGGCAAACAGGCTCCATCCAGCGCAGCCTGCGCAAATCGGCGACCAGCAGCGACACCTTCAAGGCCCTCCTGCTAAAAAAAGGCAGTCGCTCCGAAACCAGCTTCCGCATGTCTGCCGCGGAGATGCTGCGCAGCACCGACCCACGCTTTCATAGGACTCGCTCTCTCGACTCCTCATTTGATCCAGCATCTCCAACAACCGAGAGCCCTTGTTCTTCACCGGGCCGCAACAAGAGGACGCCCGAGGATTGGGCGCGCAACGAGGGAATATTTTCAACGTCGCCGTCGCTAATCGGGCCGGAGTACGGCCGATCTCGCACGCCACCCTCCGCCGCAAGCAGCAAGTATAACGCACGCAGCCGGATCCTCAGCAGCCCCATGACTGTCATTTGCGAGAGGGATGGAGAACTCACCGACTGTGAAGACCCATGTCCTGTTTCTCCATTAAACAACTCTCAGGACTCTAACAGCACTTTATGTGAGCAGAGCAGCAGTTAGGAGACCAAACGGCTCCTTGGCAAAGGCAGAATGTCTTCTCGGCTCTCTTCGGAGGGAGGAAGACCAGGAGAGGCTGAACTCTAGAAGGTCTTGCCGCCCGCTAATCCACACAGCACAGTCTGGCGTTGTAGTGTGGGCTAAGACTTACGGATCTAGCAGTCAGTTCAAGCAGTAGACGAGACTGCTGTACTGTAGCTCTTCAGAAAATAAGTAACCAATCTAATCCAATTTGACCTTCTTTTTGGAGAGAGCTCCTCTTTCAGTGGCAATACTAGACTTGTCTTTCCAAAGCTTACCAATTACTTCTTTTGTTCAGATTTTTAATTCCATTCTTCAGAAGTAACAGTCAGATTTGTGTGAGTTTTTTTGGTGAAGGAGTTAACGAAAGTTGTAATGAAGGAATTACTATGTGACTGCTTGTTTTGGTTGTAGTAGTTCAAGTTGATGGATGTTTTGTCACATCTCAAACTTCACCGAGGCAGCTCTGTCGGCGCCTTACCGCTTGAGTACGCCGGTCTTCGAAGACCAGGATAAAGAGCACAGATTCCTACAAGAGACTATCTTTCCATACTGTTCGGACTGTCGGAAGTTTCTGGAATTGGAAA
This is a stretch of genomic DNA from Labeo rohita strain BAU-BD-2019 chromosome 20, IGBB_LRoh.1.0, whole genome shotgun sequence. It encodes these proteins:
- the nhsl1b gene encoding NHS-like protein 1 isoform X3 gives rise to the protein MGNNPPSQLQSSALEPAQTPGTRSECGIKRRLLASKVHQRPESLWTPKPMLRVEGKVSQGGTLTRSQSCCKRNSVSCFPSVSNLDEEKKWTVHYTAPWHQQENVFLPGSRPACVEDLHRQAKVNLKTALRECDKLRKDGFRSSQYYSQGPTFSGSTNSQHEDEDIEDDDADRKSIASSGEEEKDTCQMRAQSPAQVEGVEVDGQMSRSKAPPLPTPEEKMRQQAQAVLTDIVPINVTGETFDRQASIRRSLINTDTLVRRPKKVKRRKTISGVPDSVQLELAVKGRGGELRPQSMFIPGQYSTLGRVINGNSTLRRSITKDSGCQTEDVKIVPPSVRRIRAQKGQGIAAQMAGISTSAMNISSVSDGTSPGNSIVVMAPQFGNDIQRFHSLPRGARVSLNAEPLYSSTPFRQEDSTAKPTQQIGKLQVDDTVVHMRNAPRVCTQARPKSQEVRGTQREWGSVSGPACVVSPHAAYSTSLIPNATLSCSAEVIALHTTSSPGQSPLAGSPYAKARPLSMVSTESTSSVGTRSHTPEAGAKDTCSETGQSDSSLHSHSTLAAGTLSSEEQWIYDTPENVLPRRTLSSSCSTPINHLYSSLERSSKGTDSSSLYSMDNDGYYTSMHLDSGLRSRSQGSGHGHGIGGRAARHSMYECLGQQEDRNSLYSDRSLSRSISLRKPKKPPLPPARTDSLRRKPKKNSSPSANINQSAISNGSLLNESLIATLQQSLQNGLKGKGSSTSPSHSPCSDYEDPWMIRSRSQSSISAGSSGVSATGMAHVYSICPVTPSHSDTSSLRSDYADSWGYYMEYPRPSGDQTQSACTNAGQVVEMANGKSLHSGNQANLPPAQEGSDVSVKPRIGTSSPDRVHRLTSPSSGYSSQSNTPTAGTPVPSFMRCMSPSGKPKPRVPERKSSLLSSVSISSSSTSLSSNTSDSNRNNIPHPPPLPAGPVPFNSQCFPPPLPPSGPVCTIDQKFPPPPPPLPTTPNQQASMSPSYINSSPEFPPPPPPEILTDLNRSFSPPPPPPLPAYSPPQNQHLPSLTPPTPSSACLKEIKGSLKPVNLERKPVSPHSEEPSKMPLITPFALQSVQLRPAKRPENNGVSQLAKPQSPEKPQKPDHPTVPQGIPCTPPNLRPSPEKKLSIQHSQDSHVETKPDCVISHSEQTSCLTNGSIDLGEVKDTSEVDGLETTPNTTPKKKPPLISKKPKFSLIFTSVDHVSDLLNAQNDDSISITTSEDLDSTPVPEQEEKTEKESIDISTPPEEIKDISPTDGEAQEFSQTPDADKSASEAEDEERDDEDVTSSTGSFGSKDDESGELFDSSTLDVAQSPSINSDSCRDMVTPTRPRTTEDLFAAIHSLDQLNMNTPQHMRSKRKVLGRKESEEDRSRAPSSPPVTPTGTPPALTSPLPRQTGSIQRSLRKSATSSDTFKALLLKKGSRSETSFRMSAAEMLRSTDPRFHRTRSLDSSFDPASPTTESPCSSPGRNKRTPEDWARNEGIFSTSPSLIGPEYGRSRTPPSAASSKYNARSRILSSPMTVICERDGELTDCEDPCPVSPLNNSQDSNSTLCEQSSS
- the nhsl1b gene encoding NHS-like protein 1 isoform X2; the encoded protein is MPFPSRTVEPQLVSRLRGSDGSEKIFITADGRKVRKPVLFSSLEEVCCHTLTGILHQLSDLSRHASDIFMEIETQAVLVTQRTSSIQVRLERLQLTVCKLDPKTIKIPVSNLDEEKKWTVHYTAPWHQQENVFLPGSRPACVEDLHRQAKVNLKTALRECDKLRKDGFRSSQYYSQGPTFSGSTNSQHEDEDIEDDDADRKSIASSGEEEKDTCQMRAQSPAQVEGVEVDGQMSRSKAPPLPTPEEKMRQQAQAVLTDIVPINVTGETFDRQASIRRSLINTDTLVRRPKKVKRRKTISGVPDSVQLELAVKGRGGELRPQSMFIPGQYSTLGRVINGNSTLRRSITKDSGCQTEDVKIVPPSVRRIRAQKGQGIAAQMAGISTSAMNISSVSDGTSPGNSIVVMAPQFGNDIQRFHSLPRGARVSLNAEPLYSSTPFRQEDSTAKPTQQIGKLQVDDTVVHMRNAPRVCTQARPKSQEVRGTQREWGSVSGPACVVSPHAAYSTSLIPNATLSCSAEVIALHTTSSPGQSPLAGSPYAKARPLSMVSTESTSSVGTRSHTPEAGAKDTCSETGQSDSSLHSHSTLAAGTLSSEEQWIYDTPENVLPRRTLSSSCSTPINHLYSSLERSSKGTDSSSLYSMDNDGYYTSMHLDSGLRSRSQGSGHGHGIGGRAARHSMYECLGQQEDRNSLYSDRSLSRSISLRKPKKPPLPPARTDSLRRKPKKNSSPSANINQSAISNGSLLNESLIATLQQSLQNGLKGKGSSTSPSHSPCSDYEDPWMIRSRSQSSISAGSSGVSATGMAHVYSICPVTPSHSDTSSLRSDYADSWGYYMEYPRPSGDQTQSACTNAGQVVEMANGKSLHSGNQANLPPAQEGSDVSVKPRIGTSSPDRVHRLTSPSSGYSSQSNTPTAGTPVPSFMRCMSPSGKPKPRVPERKSSLLSSVSISSSSTSLSSNTSDSNRNNIPHPPPLPAGPVPFNSQCFPPPLPPSGPVCTIDQKFPPPPPPLPTTPNQQASMSPSYINSSPEFPPPPPPEILTDLNRSFSPPPPPPLPAYSPPQNQHLPSLTPPTPSSACLKEIKGSLKPVNLERKPVSPHSEEPSKMPLITPFALQSVQLRPAKRPENNGVSQLAKPQSPEKPQKPDHPTVPQGIPCTPPNLRPSPEKKLSIQHSQDSHVETKPDCVISHSEQTSCLTNGSIDLGEVKDTSEVDGLETTPNTTPKKKPPLISKKPKFSLIFTSVDHVSDLLNAQNDDSISITTSEDLDSTPVPEQEEKTEKESIDISTPPEEIKDISPTDGEAQEFSQTPDADKSASEAEDEERDDEDVTSSTGSFGSKDDESGELFDSSTLDVAQSPSINSDSCRDMVTPTRPRTTEDLFAAIHRSKRKVLGRKESEEDRSRAPSSPPVTPTGTPPALTSPLPRQTGSIQRSLRKSATSSDTFKALLLKKGSRSETSFRMSAAEMLRSTDPRFHRTRSLDSSFDPASPTTESPCSSPGRNKRTPEDWARNEGIFSTSPSLIGPEYGRSRTPPSAASSKYNARSRILSSPMTVICERDGELTDCEDPCPVSPLNNSQDSNSTLCEQSSS